Proteins from one Candidatus Manganitrophaceae bacterium genomic window:
- a CDS encoding site-specific integrase, producing MGSIYKRGKIHWIKYYRNGKPCFESTHSDKKSIAKRMLKLREGRVAEGRLPEGRILKTRIDDLVDLYLKDYEINDRKSVVRARQFAALIKARFGGMRAAHITTEQVMDYRAKRRTEGVKDSTINRELAALRRMFRLGQKHTPTLVGQIPNIELVRENNVRKGFFELEEFYALRGALPDHLKVAATIAYFTGMRQGEILNLRWDHIDWDLGTIRLDPGTTKNGEGRLLPMMPDVRETLEAWRLNTLKDWPGCPWICHYQGERFSRIYRAWRTACKRVGLEGRLFHDLRRSAIRNLVRAGVPQAVAKKISGHKTDSVFNRYNIVSQGDLLEATKQISKYIHEKRNLIKNGYNLVTILHPKDQLKSQVIEK from the coding sequence ATGGGGAGTATTTACAAGAGAGGGAAAATCCATTGGATCAAATACTACCGGAATGGGAAACCCTGTTTTGAAAGCACACATTCAGACAAGAAATCTATAGCCAAACGGATGCTGAAACTCCGGGAGGGACGGGTTGCTGAAGGGCGGCTCCCGGAAGGGCGGATTCTAAAAACCCGAATTGATGACCTTGTGGATCTTTATCTGAAGGATTATGAAATCAATGATCGCAAATCGGTGGTCCGGGCTCGCCAATTCGCTGCATTGATAAAAGCGCGCTTCGGAGGGATGCGGGCCGCTCATATAACGACCGAGCAGGTTATGGATTATCGGGCCAAGCGGAGGACAGAGGGTGTTAAAGACAGCACCATCAATCGAGAGCTTGCGGCCCTCCGACGGATGTTCCGTTTGGGGCAAAAGCACACGCCTACCCTGGTCGGCCAGATCCCCAATATCGAGCTTGTAAGAGAAAATAATGTCCGCAAGGGATTCTTCGAGTTGGAAGAGTTTTACGCTTTGCGAGGCGCGCTGCCCGATCACCTGAAGGTGGCGGCAACGATCGCTTATTTTACTGGGATGCGTCAGGGAGAAATCTTGAACCTCCGGTGGGATCATATCGATTGGGACTTGGGGACGATACGCTTGGACCCCGGTACTACCAAAAATGGCGAGGGTCGGCTGTTACCGATGATGCCTGATGTTCGAGAGACGCTTGAGGCGTGGCGGTTGAACACCCTGAAAGACTGGCCAGGGTGTCCTTGGATTTGTCATTACCAGGGCGAGAGGTTCAGCCGGATCTACAGGGCTTGGAGAACCGCCTGCAAGCGGGTTGGGCTGGAAGGGCGATTGTTCCATGACCTTCGCCGCTCGGCGATTCGCAACCTCGTTCGGGCAGGGGTGCCCCAGGCTGTCGCGAAGAAGATCTCAGGGCATAAGACTGATTCTGTGTTCAACAGGTATAATATCGTATCTCAAGGGGATCTCCTAGAAGCGACGAAGCAGATTTCAAAATACATTCATGAGAAACGAAATTTGATCAAAAATGGTTACAATTTGGTTACAATCCTCCATCCCAAAGATCAACTTAAATCAC
- a CDS encoding excisionase family DNA-binding protein, which translates to MERLKMDTLIRNHSQPQSLKRLYTISEAAIYLGRSIWSVRELIWKGELPSIKVGRRVHLDIKDLDGFIEQHKVREIL; encoded by the coding sequence GTGGAACGACTAAAAATGGATACTCTCATCAGAAACCATTCACAACCTCAGTCTCTAAAACGCCTCTATACGATCTCGGAAGCCGCCATCTATCTTGGCCGTTCGATCTGGAGCGTCAGAGAATTGATCTGGAAAGGAGAGCTTCCCTCCATCAAGGTCGGCCGTCGGGTACACCTGGATATAAAGGATCTTGATGGCTTTATTGAGCAACATAAGGTGCGCGAAATCTTGTAA
- a CDS encoding SPFH/Band 7/PHB domain protein has product MGTTIIVGMVIVIVALIASQGFRIIQQSETMVIERLGTYKRTLKSGVNFISPMIEKAREIEWKYVKTDGDGKTFIRKESISRIDLRETVYDFPRQNVITKDNVVIEINAILYFQITDPVKAVYSIINLPDAIEKLSQTTLRNVIGDMDLDSTLASRDKINSKLKEILDGATEKWGVQVNRVELQDIHPPRDIIGAMEKQMRAERDKRAAILDAEGLKKSKILESEGFKESEINRAEGEKRAKILMAEGESEAKIKVAQAEAEAFVKIKDVLANDPGNYLIALRYIEAFKGMVSGNENKVVYLPYEATGLLSSIGGIKELLIRNQKNSK; this is encoded by the coding sequence ATGGGTACAACCATCATTGTCGGAATGGTTATCGTTATTGTCGCACTCATTGCATCACAGGGCTTTCGGATTATTCAACAGTCCGAAACGATGGTAATCGAGCGGCTAGGGACTTATAAGCGGACATTGAAAAGCGGGGTAAACTTCATCTCTCCGATGATTGAAAAAGCGCGCGAGATCGAATGGAAATATGTAAAAACGGACGGGGACGGGAAAACATTCATCCGAAAAGAAAGCATCAGCAGAATCGATCTAAGAGAAACCGTTTATGATTTCCCTCGGCAGAATGTCATAACAAAAGATAACGTCGTTATCGAGATCAACGCGATCCTGTATTTCCAAATTACCGATCCGGTAAAAGCCGTCTATTCGATTATAAATCTTCCGGATGCCATCGAGAAATTGTCTCAGACGACCCTAAGAAATGTCATCGGCGATATGGACCTCGATTCCACCCTCGCCTCCCGGGACAAGATCAATAGCAAGCTGAAGGAAATCCTCGATGGCGCCACAGAAAAATGGGGCGTCCAGGTCAATCGGGTGGAGCTGCAGGATATCCATCCGCCCCGTGACATCATCGGCGCCATGGAAAAACAGATGCGCGCAGAGCGAGACAAGCGCGCGGCCATACTGGATGCGGAGGGACTGAAGAAATCGAAAATCCTGGAATCGGAAGGGTTCAAAGAGTCTGAAATTAATAGGGCAGAGGGAGAAAAGAGAGCCAAGATTTTAATGGCAGAAGGAGAATCTGAGGCAAAAATAAAAGTGGCTCAAGCGGAGGCCGAGGCCTTCGTGAAAATCAAGGATGTCCTCGCAAATGATCCTGGGAATTATCTCATTGCACTTAGGTATATTGAGGCATTCAAGGGGATGGTTTCAGGAAATGAAAATAAGGTGGTCTATTTGCCTTACGAGGCCACAGGACTTTTAAGCTCTATCGGTGGGATTAAGGAATTGTTGATTAGAAATCAGAAAAATTCAAAATAA
- a CDS encoding lytic transglycosylase domain-containing protein, which yields MSSHGFCFEEAGALYKISPRLLWTIAKVESNFNPKATNKNPDGSYDFGVMQINSAWAKVLGRDQWVALSDPCQNVKIGAWVLSQCMKRFGYSWEGIGCYNASSDEKKVAYAWKIFLSLPKGDTR from the coding sequence ATGTCGAGTCACGGTTTCTGTTTTGAGGAAGCAGGCGCGCTTTATAAAATCTCGCCTCGATTATTGTGGACCATCGCCAAGGTGGAGTCTAATTTTAATCCAAAAGCAACGAATAAGAATCCCGATGGCAGCTACGATTTTGGGGTGATGCAAATAAACTCAGCGTGGGCGAAGGTCCTGGGACGAGACCAATGGGTCGCTCTTTCGGATCCGTGTCAGAACGTAAAAATCGGCGCGTGGGTGTTATCACAATGCATGAAGCGGTTCGGCTACTCATGGGAGGGGATTGGCTGTTACAACGCTTCGAGCGACGAGAAAAAGGTAGCGTACGCATGGAAGATCTTTCTCTCTCTCCCGAAAGGAGATACTCGATGA
- a CDS encoding conjugal transfer protein TraG N-terminal domain-containing protein, with protein MLRPRTAKILALSLLLLIVAEAPAHALTMEYYTYNGFNAVVSAFTKIALIFSDADYKGLFFTVVVLGILLGGMAVYFMAFSGVRLSPLAWTWPVGMGITIYLALVVPKGDLNIYDPVKNQFQVVGGIPDGLVLVVGTLNMIERGLVDIVSTAADPVGYQQQAGGIGFDMLLNVHSKGILLSDQYIHLSLKKYIEDCLYFELARPGTTLSINALANNTDFLPLFRKAASPAIYTTFYQDAKPEGQTLKCADAMPAIEAKITNPTQFDKTSQARCSDAGFDPSIPSEYNQCRTMLGNLVSWFEGAAFDTTQIYRQQAMAEALSTVAQSASPDTAIAVLAGRDTGTSLLSTAVVANQWIPIIRAVTTAIAIGLLPFLVVFIPTPLFGKAVTLIAGFFIWLTAWGVTDAIAHQFAMDFAVKAFSEVRQYQLGLTAISTFGTASLKTLAAFGAIRWSGLMLATVITTMLVRFGGHSLGMLAEGITSSPQHAAQAAGRVATPEGAAGLISSLENSPPVMSNAYRWDFGQRTHAKANTMSKGVGEGLGLQDMDSSFDVGVVQGQSSRGSAAGTKHFASDVAEGNVVAASEQSQHFRQSSLYGESKGRFDQAHQIFGIQTPSEAAEFGSTGHLITPDMAEAASKQGYKGIIPGMRLTDIGSDPKTGRAASMSFSGPVTEGNIDVVREVSSNAGHNQATSMIKPGMMASYAIDPSSGKGTFNASDTTSVKSEDFAEKTFRDGKGLTVDTPYGSYKLSSGKVQQVGGQVYINGTSEDGKKISLEGSLRDAYRVIPGRKTAADGTSHYSADSDSAMYELQMKPVDHGGDGALRSSVVKDRNGDITGVGLNLSKANIEGGVQGYETLNSWQLKGLAKTLRSEGVSNQAVNTLEYLGDNGRSAMVQYSYPTQGGEMGQLSVTNEKSGRTMDFSMSQSGWESVTKAHSSSLSGSRNTSEDINKNTIDHGTSFGSMMQMALRKDPALASMISDHTMNKYNPGRFEANVAETAKDLANDVGGFISRQGLHAGYMDGEASGGIRLGGSGTSIGIGTSSRESETVNLLSSEYDRVLRQSVGEANEKGLGPKETQKYVADQVGDLTKQIYDQARTSAPRDYGADTLIGAAERLTK; from the coding sequence ATGCTCCGACCCCGAACGGCGAAAATTCTTGCTCTCTCTCTTTTACTCCTCATCGTGGCGGAAGCCCCTGCTCATGCGCTCACGATGGAGTATTACACCTATAACGGGTTTAACGCGGTGGTCAGCGCGTTTACCAAGATTGCGCTGATCTTTAGCGACGCCGATTATAAAGGCCTCTTCTTTACCGTTGTCGTACTTGGAATTCTTCTGGGAGGGATGGCGGTCTATTTCATGGCTTTCTCGGGCGTCCGGCTCTCGCCTCTTGCTTGGACCTGGCCGGTCGGCATGGGGATTACGATTTATTTGGCGTTGGTCGTTCCCAAAGGAGATCTGAACATTTACGACCCTGTGAAAAACCAGTTTCAGGTTGTCGGCGGGATCCCGGACGGCCTCGTATTAGTGGTCGGTACGCTCAACATGATCGAGCGAGGTTTGGTCGATATCGTGTCGACCGCGGCCGATCCGGTGGGCTATCAGCAGCAGGCGGGGGGCATCGGCTTCGATATGCTTCTAAACGTCCACTCCAAGGGAATCCTTCTCTCGGACCAGTATATTCATCTGTCGCTCAAAAAATACATCGAAGACTGTCTTTATTTTGAGCTCGCGCGGCCTGGAACAACGCTCAGCATCAACGCATTGGCGAATAATACCGACTTCCTCCCGTTATTTCGGAAGGCGGCCAGTCCGGCGATCTACACAACTTTCTACCAGGACGCGAAACCGGAAGGACAGACCCTGAAGTGCGCTGACGCCATGCCGGCGATCGAGGCGAAAATCACCAATCCCACTCAATTCGACAAAACCTCCCAGGCGCGATGCTCAGACGCGGGCTTCGATCCCTCCATTCCCTCTGAATATAATCAGTGTAGAACGATGTTGGGAAACCTGGTCAGCTGGTTCGAGGGGGCCGCATTCGACACGACACAAATTTACCGTCAACAGGCCATGGCGGAAGCGCTCTCCACGGTGGCGCAATCAGCCAGCCCGGATACGGCGATCGCCGTCCTGGCGGGGAGGGACACCGGAACCTCGCTCCTTTCCACGGCGGTCGTCGCCAACCAATGGATTCCGATCATTCGCGCGGTCACCACGGCGATCGCGATCGGCTTGCTCCCCTTCTTGGTCGTCTTCATCCCTACGCCGCTATTTGGCAAGGCCGTGACTTTGATCGCAGGATTTTTCATCTGGTTGACGGCTTGGGGGGTCACTGACGCCATTGCCCATCAATTTGCAATGGACTTTGCCGTGAAGGCCTTTTCCGAGGTCCGCCAATATCAGCTCGGGCTGACGGCAATTTCTACTTTTGGGACCGCCTCGCTAAAGACGCTCGCGGCATTCGGGGCCATCCGCTGGTCCGGATTGATGCTCGCCACGGTCATCACCACCATGCTCGTTCGGTTCGGGGGACACTCACTCGGTATGCTCGCGGAAGGGATCACCAGCTCTCCCCAGCATGCGGCCCAGGCAGCCGGAAGAGTGGCGACTCCCGAAGGCGCGGCCGGTCTCATCAGCTCTCTTGAGAATTCTCCACCCGTCATGTCCAACGCGTATCGGTGGGATTTTGGGCAAAGGACTCACGCCAAGGCAAACACGATGTCCAAAGGCGTCGGAGAAGGATTGGGACTGCAGGATATGGATTCGTCGTTCGATGTCGGTGTGGTCCAAGGGCAATCTTCGCGCGGTAGCGCAGCCGGAACAAAGCACTTTGCATCCGATGTCGCCGAAGGGAACGTCGTCGCAGCGAGCGAGCAATCACAGCATTTTAGACAGAGCTCGCTATACGGAGAATCAAAGGGACGGTTTGACCAGGCCCACCAGATCTTTGGAATTCAGACACCCTCTGAGGCCGCGGAGTTCGGATCCACCGGACATTTGATTACGCCGGATATGGCCGAGGCCGCTTCCAAGCAAGGCTATAAGGGGATCATCCCGGGAATGCGGCTCACAGACATCGGATCGGATCCGAAGACCGGACGGGCTGCCTCGATGTCGTTTTCAGGTCCGGTCACGGAAGGAAACATCGATGTCGTGAGAGAAGTTTCATCGAATGCCGGACACAATCAGGCGACTTCGATGATCAAGCCGGGGATGATGGCGAGTTACGCCATCGATCCTTCTAGCGGGAAAGGGACGTTTAACGCGTCCGACACGACGTCGGTTAAAAGTGAGGACTTCGCCGAGAAGACCTTCCGAGATGGAAAGGGGCTTACGGTAGACACGCCGTACGGGAGTTATAAGCTCAGTTCAGGAAAGGTTCAGCAGGTCGGCGGCCAAGTCTATATCAATGGCACCTCCGAAGACGGAAAAAAGATTTCGCTTGAGGGATCCTTACGGGACGCTTATCGTGTCATCCCCGGACGGAAAACCGCCGCCGACGGGACATCGCATTATAGCGCTGATTCCGATTCGGCCATGTATGAGCTTCAGATGAAACCGGTCGATCACGGCGGAGATGGAGCTTTAAGATCAAGCGTGGTTAAGGATCGGAATGGGGATATCACAGGCGTTGGATTAAACCTTTCAAAGGCAAATATCGAAGGAGGAGTGCAAGGCTATGAAACGCTCAATTCATGGCAGCTCAAAGGCCTCGCAAAGACGCTCCGATCCGAGGGTGTTTCCAACCAAGCTGTGAATACATTGGAGTACCTTGGGGACAACGGCCGATCGGCCATGGTGCAGTACAGCTATCCTACGCAAGGCGGGGAGATGGGGCAATTGTCGGTGACCAACGAAAAAAGTGGACGGACAATGGATTTTTCAATGAGCCAGAGCGGATGGGAATCGGTTACGAAGGCGCACAGTAGCAGCCTCAGCGGGTCACGGAATACCTCTGAAGATATCAATAAGAACACGATCGATCACGGGACCTCCTTCGGCTCGATGATGCAGATGGCTTTAAGAAAAGATCCCGCCCTCGCCTCTATGATCTCGGATCATACGATGAACAAATATAATCCCGGTCGATTCGAAGCCAATGTCGCCGAAACCGCAAAGGATTTAGCAAACGATGTGGGCGGTTTCATTTCAAGACAAGGACTCCATGCTGGATATATGGATGGCGAAGCCTCGGGCGGCATTAGGCTTGGCGGATCAGGAACCTCGATTGGGATAGGAACATCCTCTCGCGAATCGGAAACAGTAAATCTCTTATCATCAGAATATGATCGGGTTCTGCGGCAATCCGTGGGTGAAGCAAATGAGAAAGGACTGGGACCGAAGGAGACACAGAAGTATGTTGCGGATCAGGTGGGCGACCTCACGAAGCAGATTTATGACCAGGCAAGAACGTCTGCCCCACGCGACTACGGAGCGGACACACTCATCGGCGCCGCGGAACGGCTCACGAAGTAG
- a CDS encoding conjugal transfer protein TraH: protein MFKKFIIALFILTIPIQSYAGWVDDWINQKTETAPGYFEGQKRGYFNGGSFSARWFNSNDYVASLNPPRVKTGCGGIDVFGGAISFLDFDRLVQKLQAMLTNAPAVAFDLAFNTLCEPCAKSIKSFEAITDTLNQLQFNDCQASKVLVAKTFEGFGQDNAEIRAMAESDYSLNRGLQTLRAKLTDTWKSNNNQQTVHDSDQIAGCPTGLKEIFATPGKTVLQAIAEKKGYPPAYIDLARGFTGDIGITQLTSANGFTQIEPILIPPCEQNKSEAIDNFFTGQAYLRPADGSGCQLITDANANLNQWAGSKLQGIATKMQLSQNLSADEEGFINTLPLPAYSALRVAVISNQPGSTIAILSNITARAYAFSMMSDLYHVALQSLYTAQSVLAAQGQTGQSDCQIDLMAPAIAQTQKLAVHIHTSVEAIQRSYAAMAGEITTIMELSARLEQFNEVSRASLSQVFRPSLASRAMGR, encoded by the coding sequence ATGTTCAAGAAATTCATCATCGCGCTATTTATTTTAACCATTCCGATCCAAAGCTATGCAGGCTGGGTCGACGACTGGATCAACCAGAAGACAGAGACCGCCCCAGGATATTTCGAGGGCCAAAAGAGGGGGTATTTCAATGGCGGCAGTTTCTCCGCACGGTGGTTTAATAGCAACGATTATGTCGCAAGCCTCAACCCGCCGCGGGTTAAGACCGGCTGCGGGGGGATCGACGTTTTCGGAGGGGCCATATCGTTCCTTGATTTTGACCGGCTCGTGCAGAAACTTCAGGCGATGCTCACAAATGCGCCGGCCGTCGCCTTCGATCTTGCATTCAATACCCTCTGCGAGCCGTGCGCCAAATCGATCAAATCGTTCGAGGCGATCACCGATACCCTTAATCAGCTTCAATTCAACGACTGCCAGGCCTCCAAGGTGTTGGTAGCCAAAACGTTCGAAGGATTCGGCCAGGACAATGCGGAGATCCGAGCGATGGCCGAAAGCGATTATTCCCTCAACCGCGGACTACAGACCTTGCGGGCAAAGCTGACGGACACCTGGAAGAGCAACAACAATCAGCAGACGGTCCACGATAGTGACCAGATCGCCGGCTGCCCCACCGGACTCAAGGAGATCTTTGCCACGCCGGGAAAGACGGTGCTTCAAGCGATCGCTGAAAAAAAGGGATATCCCCCGGCCTACATCGATCTTGCCCGGGGATTTACCGGGGATATTGGGATCACGCAGTTGACCTCCGCCAACGGATTTACCCAGATCGAGCCGATCCTTATTCCCCCCTGTGAGCAGAACAAATCAGAAGCGATCGACAACTTCTTCACGGGGCAAGCGTATCTTCGGCCGGCCGACGGAAGCGGCTGCCAGCTGATCACGGATGCGAACGCCAACCTCAATCAGTGGGCAGGAAGCAAGCTTCAGGGGATCGCAACGAAAATGCAGCTGAGCCAAAACCTCAGCGCTGATGAAGAAGGCTTTATCAATACCCTCCCGCTTCCAGCCTACTCCGCCCTAAGAGTCGCGGTGATCTCCAATCAGCCGGGGAGCACGATCGCGATTCTCTCGAACATCACCGCCCGCGCGTACGCCTTTTCCATGATGTCCGATCTCTATCATGTGGCTCTGCAGAGTCTCTATACTGCGCAGTCGGTATTGGCGGCCCAAGGACAGACGGGGCAATCGGATTGCCAAATCGATTTGATGGCGCCGGCAATCGCACAGACGCAGAAGCTGGCGGTGCACATCCATACCTCGGTGGAAGCAATTCAGCGATCGTATGCGGCGATGGCCGGAGAAATCACGACGATCATGGAATTGTCGGCGAGGCTCGAGCAGTTCAACGAAGTTTCTCGCGCTTCGCTCTCCCAAGTTTTCAGGCCCTCTTTGGCCAGCCGCGCCATGGGGAGATAA
- a CDS encoding conjugal transfer protein TraF, giving the protein MLLRSLILFFSALLVTALGHAAEFPKEAQAGIEPKHGWWWYEKEPEKKEEKKETEKAPNPAPSLSSHSPEELWNMHPDEFQALLISIQKQAVRAPTIENVKEYYAIQDIARRKALAFANVAALVVQKYPELSLEGDFPNALPGKAAKVRQQTAEVSQKIDQSKGDFALLYFYSPTCHFCAEQNEILGYFLEKYRGWQIRKIDISRNAELAEEFKVRAVPFLMLIHKNSKDFMPVSIGVVALTDMEERLYRGIRVLGKEITPEEFSMYEFQRGGGFDPSEPLRVKEGSR; this is encoded by the coding sequence ATGTTATTGCGATCGCTCATCCTATTTTTTAGCGCGTTACTCGTAACAGCTCTCGGGCACGCCGCGGAGTTTCCCAAAGAAGCACAGGCGGGAATCGAGCCAAAACATGGCTGGTGGTGGTACGAGAAGGAGCCCGAAAAGAAAGAGGAGAAGAAGGAGACGGAGAAGGCGCCCAATCCGGCGCCATCTCTTTCCAGCCATTCACCCGAAGAGCTCTGGAACATGCATCCGGACGAGTTTCAGGCCCTCCTGATCTCTATCCAGAAACAAGCGGTAAGGGCCCCGACGATTGAGAATGTAAAGGAGTACTACGCCATCCAAGACATTGCCCGGCGGAAGGCGCTTGCCTTTGCCAATGTCGCGGCGCTGGTGGTTCAAAAATATCCGGAGCTTTCTCTGGAGGGAGACTTCCCGAATGCGCTCCCCGGGAAGGCGGCAAAAGTAAGGCAGCAGACGGCCGAGGTCAGTCAAAAGATCGATCAATCGAAAGGAGACTTTGCGCTCCTCTATTTTTATTCTCCCACATGCCACTTCTGCGCGGAGCAAAACGAAATATTGGGATACTTTTTGGAAAAATACCGCGGCTGGCAGATCCGAAAGATCGATATCAGCCGAAACGCCGAACTTGCGGAGGAGTTTAAGGTCCGGGCCGTTCCCTTCCTGATGCTGATTCACAAGAACAGCAAGGATTTCATGCCGGTTTCGATCGGGGTCGTCGCGCTGACAGACATGGAAGAGCGCCTCTATCGGGGAATTCGTGTTCTCGGCAAAGAGATCACCCCCGAAGAATTCTCGATGTATGAATTCCAGCGCGGCGGAGGGTTCGATCCCTCAGAACCGCTCAGAGTCAAGGAGGGGAGCCGATAA
- a CDS encoding S26 family signal peptidase, which yields MLAKQKPSTLSLTVFLTALLLTSASIPERITVTISPSLKNRIYILDRAPSKEQMGNGAFVLFELHSKYLEGAKTNKVLKQVACSGGDTLSVREKYYYCNETYLGQAKDYSLKGETLQNFQFEGRVPEDSLFVFSNHIDSFDSRYFGFVRKTNVIAIAHPIF from the coding sequence TTGTTAGCCAAACAGAAACCCTCAACCCTTAGCTTGACGGTGTTTTTGACTGCGTTGCTCCTGACTTCCGCATCGATCCCCGAAAGGATCACGGTGACGATTTCTCCTTCATTGAAGAATCGAATCTACATTCTGGATCGAGCCCCCTCCAAAGAGCAAATGGGCAATGGCGCCTTCGTGCTATTTGAATTGCACTCGAAATATTTAGAAGGCGCAAAAACCAACAAGGTCTTAAAACAGGTCGCGTGCTCCGGAGGAGACACCCTCAGCGTCCGGGAAAAATATTACTACTGTAACGAAACCTATTTGGGTCAGGCAAAAGATTACTCCCTAAAAGGGGAAACCCTCCAAAACTTTCAGTTCGAGGGACGAGTGCCAGAAGACAGTTTGTTTGTTTTTTCTAATCATATCGATAGTTTTGATTCCAGATATTTCGGATTTGTGAGGAAAACAAATGTTATTGCGATCGCTCATCCTATTTTTTAG
- a CDS encoding TraU family protein: MVFGFLLFVLIVAQEDRSIAAGFGAPINPISDVCWNCIFPIKLGGITLVPGDIIDTPDAAQFPVCICPAPPPLFFRPGIPVSFWEPARFIETVKDPYYFPSLGVQLPNPTPGFLGGTHSEIASHNQVDTSTFAQAHYFIFPVWAILELLVDYVCVEHSGFDVAYITEVDPLWNNDMLAFTINPEALLFANPISQMSCIADSVAANAGLPLSALFWCMGSWGSAYPLTGHVNDDAYVQANAAIAARLIYKLSRELLVCDTGVNLCSCVPTPIWVKQNYRIQIAHPVRDFTCHPIGRSSMIWGGRKNPPFSAGGNSSDNFLWIIFRKRVCCAG, from the coding sequence ATGGTTTTCGGCTTTCTACTCTTCGTTCTGATCGTAGCCCAGGAAGATCGCTCTATAGCGGCCGGCTTCGGAGCTCCCATAAATCCCATTTCGGATGTCTGTTGGAATTGCATCTTTCCGATAAAGCTGGGAGGAATCACGCTCGTTCCAGGCGATATTATAGACACGCCCGACGCCGCCCAATTCCCGGTCTGCATCTGTCCCGCTCCGCCCCCTCTTTTCTTCAGGCCCGGCATCCCGGTCAGTTTTTGGGAGCCCGCGCGCTTCATTGAAACCGTCAAGGACCCCTATTATTTTCCCAGCCTGGGGGTCCAGCTGCCGAACCCGACCCCAGGGTTTCTGGGCGGAACACACTCGGAAATCGCCTCTCACAATCAGGTCGACACCTCTACTTTTGCACAGGCCCACTACTTCATCTTTCCCGTCTGGGCCATTCTAGAGCTGTTGGTCGACTATGTCTGCGTCGAACACAGCGGCTTCGATGTCGCCTACATCACCGAGGTGGACCCCCTCTGGAACAACGATATGCTGGCCTTTACGATCAATCCGGAGGCGCTTCTGTTTGCCAATCCCATTTCTCAGATGTCTTGCATCGCCGACAGCGTTGCGGCCAATGCCGGGCTCCCGTTGAGCGCTCTTTTCTGGTGTATGGGTTCCTGGGGTAGCGCCTATCCCTTGACGGGCCATGTAAACGACGATGCGTACGTTCAGGCGAACGCGGCGATCGCGGCTCGGCTGATTTATAAACTCTCCCGGGAGCTTCTGGTCTGCGACACCGGCGTCAACCTTTGTTCCTGCGTCCCAACTCCGATTTGGGTGAAGCAGAACTACCGGATCCAGATTGCCCATCCGGTCCGTGATTTCACCTGTCATCCCATCGGCCGATCGAGCATGATTTGGGGAGGCAGGAAAAACCCTCCTTTTTCGGCCGGAGGGAATTCGAGCGACAACTTCCTTTGGATTATTTTCAGAAAGCGGGTGTGCTGTGCGGGATAA
- the traN gene encoding conjugal transfer protein TraN, with amino-acid sequence MDGSCFGLGQDRCYSATWERSYPGCPAGYTLVGGVCQAPTTCASGTYDAAKHACYQGNSTCPLGPQSACMNSNGTYQCSPNTCIDLDATPPGSTGADLTGYQNNGQTNPNSGMCMGPVFIFNGKGSECRPSGAGTSFFNCCSNSSGSVVDFLKYCATNERDTNTARDASACHYVGDYCKTSWPFVGCVQKSQVYCCFNSKLGRMIQEQGRGQLKKFSPDGQWGTANSPNCVGFAPEELQMLDFSQMDLSEYFANISTKSQSQINTDLGNKINGFYQNLHP; translated from the coding sequence TTGGACGGCAGCTGTTTTGGTTTGGGACAAGACCGCTGTTATTCGGCGACCTGGGAGCGATCCTATCCTGGATGTCCCGCAGGCTACACTCTCGTCGGAGGGGTCTGCCAGGCGCCGACCACTTGCGCCTCAGGAACGTACGACGCAGCAAAACACGCCTGCTATCAAGGCAACAGCACATGCCCGCTCGGTCCCCAATCCGCCTGTATGAACAGCAACGGAACCTATCAGTGTTCCCCCAATACCTGCATCGACCTCGATGCGACGCCGCCGGGATCGACCGGCGCAGATCTAACCGGCTATCAGAATAACGGACAGACCAACCCCAACTCCGGCATGTGCATGGGTCCGGTATTCATCTTTAATGGCAAAGGTTCCGAGTGCAGACCTTCCGGCGCCGGCACATCGTTTTTTAATTGCTGCTCCAATAGCTCGGGGTCGGTCGTCGACTTTCTGAAATACTGCGCCACAAACGAGAGAGATACAAATACGGCCCGCGACGCCAGCGCTTGCCACTATGTTGGGGATTACTGCAAAACCTCTTGGCCCTTTGTCGGCTGCGTCCAGAAATCGCAGGTTTACTGCTGCTTTAATTCTAAACTCGGCCGAATGATACAGGAGCAGGGGAGGGGACAACTGAAGAAGTTCTCCCCCGATGGGCAGTGGGGAACGGCTAATAGTCCGAATTGCGTCGGCTTCGCTCCCGAAGAACTGCAGATGCTCGATTTTAGTCAAATGGATTTATCGGAATATTTTGCGAATATTTCCACGAAGTCGCAGTCACAAATCAATACCGATCTGGGGAATAAGATCAATGGATTTTATCAAAATCTTCATCCTTAG